Proteins encoded within one genomic window of Thunnus maccoyii chromosome 22, fThuMac1.1, whole genome shotgun sequence:
- the si:dkey-219e21.4 gene encoding nuclear factor 7, ovary yields the protein MKQQVRERFEAMRVILKRDEQAVLDSLELDLRQTRTRLDQVLKGWKQHQDQVSKSISSTQAALSKSPEADREGHSENLSSKKPEASEKEIRLNEERFERLLKTLSSISKSLKAQLQRKTLLLDCLPMVIDRQTCHGQIVVTSEGHGMTFSGSARSVPEHPLQFDKVCCALGSSHVTAGQSYWEVEVRCCSAWAVGVAYGSLERKGRDKGAKLGRNRNSWCVELRNGQLSAWHNDRSVACQGVGQTPLGRVGVWVNYDKGQLMFYDAESMFVLQRFSAAVTSVFDRAHHQFTEPLYPAMRFLRPPESQTWPNHLQLCHLNTP from the exons ATGAAGCAGCAGGTTCGAGAGCGCTTCGAAGCCATGCGGGTCATCCTGAAGCGGGACGAGCAGGCTGTCCTGGACTCTCTGGAGCTGGACCTAAGGCAGACCAGGACCAGACTGGACCAGGTTCTGAAGGGCTGGAAACAACACCAGGACCAAGTCTCCAAGAGCATCAGCAGCACCCAGGCAGCGCTGAGCAAGAGCCCCGAGGCAGACAGAGAG GGCCATTCTGAGAATCTGAG TTCTAAGAAGCCAGAAGCCTCTGAGAAGGAAATCCGACTGAATGAAGAGAGATTTGAAAGGCTCCTGAAAACATTATCCTCCATCTCCAAAAGCCTGAAAGCCCAGCTGCAGAGGAAGACTCTACTGTTAG ATTGCTTGCCCATGGTGATTGACAGGCAGACGTGCCATGGCCAGATAGTGGTGACCTCAGAAGGCCATGGCATGACCTTCTCAGGCTCCGCCCGCTCAGTTCCGGAGCACCCCCTGCAGTTTGATAAGGTGTGCTGCGCTCTGGGCTCGTCTCATGTCACAGCCGGACAGAGCTATTGGGAGGTGGAAGTGCGCTGCTGCTCCGCCTGGGCGGTGGGCGTAGCCTACGGCAGCCTGGAGAGAAAGGGACGGGACAAAGGCGCCAAACTGGGCCGAAACAGGAACTCGTGGTGCGTGGAGCTCAGGAACGGGCAACTGTCTGCTTGGCACAACGACCGGTCCGTGGCGTGTCAGGGTGTCGGGCAAACGCCGCTGGGAAGAGTGGGAGTGTGGGTGAATTACGACAAGGGCCAGCTGATGTTTTACGACGCAGAGAGCATGTTCGTCCTGCAGAGGTTTTCTGCAGCCGTGACGTCAGTGTTCGACCGGGCTCATCACCAGTTCACAGAGCCTCTGTACCCCGCCATGCGGTTCCTGAGACCACCAGAGAGCCAGACCTGGCCAAACCACCTGCAGCTCTGTCACCTCAACACGCCATGA